Proteins encoded in a region of the Inquilinus sp. KBS0705 genome:
- a CDS encoding S-adenosyl-l-methionine hydroxide adenosyltransferase family protein gives MKKYALSFIVSFLLTLGVVAQNKIVVLQTDFGLKDGAVSEMKGVAMGVSPELKLFDLTHEIPAYNIWEASYRLYQTINYWPKGTVFVSVVDPGVGTSRKSVVLKTNTGQYIVTPDNGTLTHVAETYGIAEIRQIDEAVNRRKGSGKSYTFHGRDVYVYTAARLAAGIISYEQVGPALPRQVVIIPYQKAVFENGMLKGTIDVLDVQYGNIWTDISDELVKKLSPKYGDLLHLKIFNKSKMVYEGEAPYSETFGSVPQGKPLSYLNSLLQLSFALNMGSFADTYKIGSGSNWSVEVTRK, from the coding sequence ATGAAAAAATACGCTTTAAGCTTCATAGTTTCCTTTTTATTAACGCTTGGTGTTGTTGCACAAAATAAGATAGTTGTGCTGCAAACCGATTTTGGTTTAAAGGATGGTGCCGTATCAGAAATGAAAGGCGTGGCTATGGGTGTATCGCCCGAGCTGAAACTGTTCGATCTTACGCATGAGATACCTGCATACAATATCTGGGAAGCATCTTACCGCTTATATCAAACCATTAATTATTGGCCAAAAGGCACTGTATTTGTTTCCGTGGTCGATCCGGGTGTAGGCACATCGCGTAAATCGGTAGTGCTTAAAACCAATACCGGGCAATATATTGTTACACCAGATAACGGCACGCTTACCCATGTGGCCGAAACTTATGGCATAGCCGAGATAAGGCAGATAGACGAGGCCGTTAATCGCCGTAAGGGTTCCGGCAAATCGTATACCTTTCATGGGCGAGATGTTTATGTATATACCGCTGCGCGCCTGGCCGCAGGTATAATTAGCTATGAACAAGTTGGCCCTGCGTTGCCGCGACAGGTAGTAATTATCCCTTACCAAAAAGCGGTATTCGAAAATGGTATGTTAAAGGGAACAATTGATGTGCTTGATGTACAATATGGCAATATCTGGACGGATATTAGTGATGAGTTAGTAAAAAAGCTTAGCCCTAAATACGGCGATTTGCTCCATTTAAAAATATTTAACAAAAGCAAGATGGTATACGAAGGCGAAGCCCCTTACAGCGAAACCTTTGGCAGTGTACCCCAGGGAAAGCCCTTGTCGTATTTAAACAGTTTACTGCAATTGTCTTTCGCGCTTAACATGGGCAGCTTTGCCGATACCTACAAAATTGGCAGCGGCAGCAATTGGAGCGTAGAAGTGACCAGGAAATAA
- a CDS encoding UBP-type zinc finger domain-containing protein: MDDQSLCQHLQAITSVKLSEEQVCEECIKQGTEWFHLRTCQTCGVTLCCDQSDEQHMTKHYHAVKHPVIASAQPGERWLWCYPDEQFVEY, translated from the coding sequence ATGGACGATCAATCACTTTGCCAGCATTTACAGGCTATAACATCAGTTAAATTAAGCGAAGAGCAGGTTTGCGAAGAATGTATTAAACAGGGTACCGAATGGTTTCACCTGCGTACCTGCCAAACCTGTGGCGTTACCCTTTGCTGCGACCAAAGCGATGAGCAGCATATGACCAAGCATTACCATGCGGTAAAGCATCCTGTAATAGCATCGGCACAGCCCGGCGAACGCTGGCTATGGTGCTACCCGGATGAGCAGTTTGTAGAGTATTAA
- a CDS encoding putative DNA modification/repair radical SAM protein: protein MDADRITEKLNILADAAKYDVSCASSGSKRKNENKGLGNASNGICHSYTEDGRCVSLLKILLTNHCIFDCAYCVSRKTNDIKRAAFTVQEVVDLTINFYRRNYIEGLFLSSGIFKDADYTMERLVRIAKKLRTEHNFNGYIHLKSIPGASDELMNEAGLYADRLSVNLEMPTEAGLKLLAPDKNQQDMIKPMGYLKNAIIKHTEEKKLFKKAPIFAPAGQSTQVIIGATPENDSQVLQSANYFYKNFNLKRVYYSGYVPVLADSRLPALNTSVPMVRENRLYQADWLMRFYGFKVNEIVDNVQPHLDLDIDPKLSWAIRNMQSFPVDINKADLQMILRVPGIGLLSAQKIVSARRFSRLNWNQLKKMGVALNRAKYFVVCNSSEFERRDLTGNNIKQFILATSQSKYLKNTPTQLNLF, encoded by the coding sequence ATGGATGCAGATAGAATAACCGAAAAACTTAATATTTTGGCAGATGCCGCTAAATATGATGTATCGTGCGCAAGTAGCGGCAGTAAGCGTAAAAACGAAAATAAAGGATTAGGTAATGCCAGTAATGGTATTTGTCACTCCTATACCGAGGATGGCCGCTGCGTATCGCTATTAAAAATATTACTTACCAACCATTGTATTTTTGATTGCGCTTACTGTGTGTCGCGTAAAACAAACGATATAAAGCGCGCCGCTTTTACGGTGCAGGAAGTGGTTGACCTGACCATAAATTTTTACCGCCGTAACTATATAGAAGGGCTGTTCTTAAGTTCGGGCATATTTAAGGATGCTGATTATACGATGGAGCGGCTGGTGCGTATAGCTAAAAAATTACGTACTGAGCATAATTTTAACGGATATATACACCTTAAATCTATTCCCGGCGCCAGTGATGAGTTGATGAATGAAGCCGGCCTATATGCCGACCGGCTGAGTGTTAACCTGGAAATGCCGACCGAAGCCGGTTTAAAACTACTGGCTCCTGATAAAAATCAGCAGGATATGATCAAACCAATGGGGTATTTAAAAAATGCCATTATTAAGCATACCGAAGAAAAAAAGCTGTTTAAAAAGGCACCTATATTTGCCCCCGCCGGCCAAAGCACACAGGTAATTATTGGAGCCACGCCCGAAAATGATAGCCAGGTGCTGCAATCGGCAAATTACTTTTATAAAAACTTTAATTTAAAGCGGGTTTACTATTCGGGCTATGTGCCTGTATTGGCTGATAGCCGCTTACCTGCGCTAAATACCAGCGTGCCAATGGTGCGCGAAAATCGATTGTACCAGGCCGACTGGCTAATGCGCTTTTATGGTTTTAAGGTAAATGAGATTGTAGATAATGTACAACCACATCTCGATCTGGATATAGATCCGAAGCTGAGTTGGGCTATACGTAATATGCAGTCTTTTCCGGTTGATATCAACAAGGCCGATTTGCAAATGATACTCAGGGTGCCGGGGATAGGGTTGTTATCGGCACAAAAAATTGTAAGCGCCCGCAGGTTTAGCAGGCTAAACTGGAATCAGCTTAAAAAGATGGGGGTGGCCCTTAACCGGGCTAAATATTTTGTGGTTTGCAATAGCAGCGAATTTGAGCGCCGCGACCTTACCGGGAATAACATTAAGCAATTTATACTGGCCACATCGCAAAGCAAATACCTTAAAAACACCCCAACCCAACTTAACCTTTTTTAA